A window of Dorea formicigenerans contains these coding sequences:
- a CDS encoding sugar ABC transporter ATP-binding protein, whose translation MTEDKNKYILSIKGMSKSFGRNKVLKHIDLNVKPGTIMGLMGENGAGKSTMMKCLFGTYQKDEGTIILDGREVNFSGPKDALENGVAMVHQELNQCLERSVIDNMFLGRYPKNSFGVVDEARMKKETSNLFRQLGITVNLTQPMKKMSVSQRQMCEIAKAISYHSKVIVLDEPTSSLTAPEVEKLFKMMRQLKAQGISLIYISHKMDEIFEICDEISVLRDGSLVMTKDSKDTDMNELIAAMVGRSLDNRFPPVDNEPGEKILSVQNLSTKYAPKIQNVSFDIRKGEIFGFYGLVGAGRTELLETIFGIRTRAEGNVIYDGKVMNFSSPKDAMDHGFALITEERKANGLFLKGDITFNTTIANMSHYKSGVALSHDRMVRATAEEIKIMHTKCMGPDDMITSLSGGNQQKVIFGKWLERSPSVFMMDDPTRGIDVGAKYEIYELIINMAKQGKTIIVVSSEMPEILGITNRIGVMSNGRLAGIVNTKETDQEELLRLSAKYL comes from the coding sequence ATGACAGAGGATAAGAATAAATACATCTTATCGATTAAAGGTATGAGTAAGTCATTCGGCAGAAATAAGGTTCTAAAACATATTGACCTGAATGTCAAACCTGGAACCATTATGGGACTTATGGGTGAAAATGGTGCCGGAAAATCGACAATGATGAAATGTCTCTTTGGAACCTATCAGAAAGATGAGGGGACAATTATATTAGATGGCCGGGAAGTGAATTTTTCTGGACCGAAAGATGCACTGGAAAATGGCGTAGCGATGGTACACCAGGAATTGAACCAGTGTCTGGAGAGAAGTGTTATCGACAATATGTTTCTTGGTCGATATCCAAAAAACTCTTTTGGAGTTGTTGATGAAGCAAGAATGAAAAAGGAAACATCAAATCTGTTCCGTCAACTTGGAATAACTGTGAACCTGACTCAGCCAATGAAGAAAATGTCTGTGTCACAGCGCCAGATGTGTGAAATCGCGAAAGCAATTTCATATCATTCTAAGGTGATTGTATTAGATGAGCCAACATCATCACTTACAGCACCAGAGGTAGAAAAGCTTTTCAAAATGATGCGTCAGTTGAAAGCACAGGGAATTTCACTGATTTATATTTCACACAAGATGGACGAGATTTTTGAGATTTGTGATGAAATATCAGTTCTTCGAGATGGAAGTCTTGTTATGACTAAGGATAGTAAAGATACTGATATGAATGAGCTGATCGCAGCGATGGTTGGCCGTTCATTGGATAATAGATTTCCACCTGTAGATAATGAACCGGGAGAGAAAATTCTCTCTGTACAAAATCTTTCAACAAAATATGCACCAAAGATTCAGAATGTATCCTTTGATATCAGAAAAGGAGAGATATTCGGATTTTATGGTCTGGTAGGAGCAGGACGTACGGAACTTCTGGAGACAATCTTCGGAATACGTACAAGAGCAGAAGGAAATGTAATTTATGATGGAAAAGTTATGAACTTTTCCTCTCCGAAAGATGCAATGGATCATGGATTTGCTCTGATTACAGAGGAAAGAAAAGCCAATGGTCTGTTCTTAAAAGGTGATATTACATTTAATACTACCATTGCCAATATGAGTCATTATAAGAGCGGCGTTGCATTGTCTCATGACAGAATGGTACGTGCGACCGCAGAGGAGATCAAGATCATGCATACTAAGTGTATGGGACCAGATGATATGATCACAAGCCTTTCCGGAGGAAATCAGCAGAAAGTTATCTTCGGTAAATGGCTGGAGCGTTCACCGAGCGTATTCATGATGGATGATCCGACCCGAGGAATTGATGTAGGTGCAAAATACGAGATTTATGAACTGATTATCAATATGGCAAAGCAAGGAAAGACAATTATTGTAGTTTCTTCAGAGATGCCTGAAATTCTTGGAATTACGAATCGAATTGGCGTTATGTCAAATGGACGTCTGGCCGGAATCGTAAATACAAAAGAGACAGATCAGGAAGAATTATTGAGACTCAGTGCGAAATATTTGTAA
- a CDS encoding galactose/methyl galactoside ABC transporter permease MglC gives MAENNVIISAEEEAKLLKPIDEYVGKIQAQIDALRVEGSDKVNSLKNQIAIAKENKNLTKEQQNKIIEESKKQLEKAKATEAANKEQITKLIADAEGYLSKHYSSEYYDIVAKSCEAEKKAENSSFEKTKTQLQEEHKKALGSLKDAEEIKAEKYTYKNKLYDAQMAHESRLQEIKDRKHDAFMHKFHLIDLLRMSKYTFAQKQAQKIENYKYTFNMTQFLYKNGLYIVIILIFIALCIITPIVKNTQLFTVTNILNILQQASPRMFLALGVAGLILLTGTDLSVGRMVGMGMVTATIIMHNGINTGGVFGHIFDFSNMGTIPKALLALGVCIILTTVFAMIAGFFMARFKMHPFISTMANMLIIFGLVTYATKGVSFGAIDPAIPNIFIPKAGRFPMIILWAIIAVVVVWFIWNKTTFGKNLYAVGGNPEAATVSGISVFKVTMGAFIMAGILYGFGSWLECLRMVGSGSAAYGQGWDMDAIAACVVGGVSFTGGIGKISGVVTGVLIFTSLTYSLTILGIDTNLQFIFEGIIILAAVTLDCLKYVQKK, from the coding sequence ATGGCAGAGAACAACGTAATTATTTCGGCTGAAGAAGAAGCGAAGCTTTTAAAGCCGATTGACGAATATGTTGGTAAGATACAGGCTCAGATCGATGCACTTCGTGTAGAAGGATCTGACAAAGTCAATAGTTTAAAAAATCAGATTGCAATTGCAAAAGAGAATAAGAATTTAACAAAAGAGCAGCAGAACAAGATTATTGAGGAAAGCAAAAAACAACTGGAGAAAGCAAAAGCAACAGAGGCTGCAAATAAAGAGCAGATTACAAAGTTGATTGCAGATGCAGAAGGTTATCTTTCCAAGCATTACAGCAGTGAATATTATGACATTGTTGCCAAGAGTTGTGAAGCTGAGAAGAAAGCAGAGAACAGCAGCTTTGAAAAAACTAAAACACAGCTTCAGGAAGAGCATAAGAAAGCACTTGGAAGCCTGAAAGATGCAGAAGAGATCAAAGCAGAGAAGTATACATATAAGAATAAATTATATGATGCGCAGATGGCACATGAGTCCAGACTTCAGGAAATCAAGGACAGAAAACATGATGCATTTATGCATAAGTTCCATTTGATTGATCTTCTGAGAATGTCAAAATACACATTTGCTCAGAAACAGGCACAGAAAATTGAAAATTACAAATATACATTCAATATGACACAGTTCCTGTATAAGAATGGTCTGTATATTGTAATTATTCTGATCTTTATTGCTCTGTGTATCATTACACCAATTGTGAAAAATACACAGCTCTTTACAGTAACGAATATCCTGAATATCTTACAGCAGGCTTCACCGCGAATGTTCCTCGCACTTGGTGTTGCAGGCCTGATCCTCTTAACAGGTACCGACCTTTCTGTAGGACGTATGGTTGGTATGGGTATGGTTACAGCAACCATTATTATGCATAACGGAATTAACACCGGTGGTGTATTTGGTCACATTTTTGATTTTTCCAATATGGGAACAATTCCAAAAGCATTATTAGCATTAGGTGTATGTATCATTCTTACAACCGTATTTGCTATGATCGCCGGATTCTTTATGGCAAGATTTAAGATGCATCCATTCATTTCAACAATGGCGAACATGTTGATTATCTTCGGTCTTGTTACATATGCAACAAAGGGAGTTTCTTTTGGAGCAATTGATCCGGCAATTCCGAATATCTTTATTCCAAAGGCAGGAAGATTCCCAATGATTATTTTATGGGCAATCATCGCAGTAGTTGTTGTATGGTTCATCTGGAACAAGACAACATTTGGAAAGAACCTTTATGCAGTCGGTGGAAACCCGGAGGCAGCAACCGTATCCGGTATTTCCGTATTCAAAGTAACAATGGGAGCATTTATCATGGCAGGTATTCTTTATGGATTTGGTTCCTGGCTCGAGTGTCTCCGAATGGTTGGATCTGGTAGTGCAGCTTATGGACAGGGCTGGGATATGGACGCTATTGCAGCCTGTGTAGTTGGTGGAGTTTCCTTTACTGGTGGTATCGGTAAAATTTCAGGAGTTGTAACGGGTGTATTAATCTTTACATCTCTGACATACTCTCTGACAATTCTTGGTATTGATACAAACCTTCAGTTTATCTTTGAAGGTATCATTATTCTGGCAGCCGTTACACTTGACTGTCTGAAATATGTACAGAAAAAATAA
- a CDS encoding substrate-binding domain-containing protein, producing MKKRRVLAAIMTATLALSLAGCGGSSGDSKSSGSSDSSVANADKPLCWFNRQPSNSSTGELDKEALNFNDDTYYVGFDANQGAELQGQMVVDYIKANADKIDRNGDGVIGYVLAIGDIGHNDSIARTRGVRSALGTGIDANGEVDSTPAGTNVDGKAKVVKDATLDVNGKTYTIRELASQEMKNSAGATWDAATAGNAIGTWSASFGEQIDVVVSNNDGMGMSMFNAWAKDNKVPTFGYDANSDAVAAIAEGYGGTISQHADVQAYLTLRVLRNALDGVDVDTGIGTADDAGNCLTEGEDYRYSEEDRSYYALNVAVTADNYKDFTDSTKVYDKVSKQLDSSKSPSKKVWLDIYNASDNFLSSTYQPLLENYDDLLNLTVDYIGGDGQTESNITNRLGNPSEYDAFAINMVKTDNASSYTSLLK from the coding sequence ATGAAAAAAAGAAGAGTATTAGCAGCAATTATGACAGCTACACTTGCGTTATCACTTGCAGGTTGTGGTGGATCCTCAGGAGATTCTAAATCATCAGGATCATCAGACAGTTCTGTAGCAAATGCAGACAAACCGCTTTGCTGGTTCAACCGTCAGCCATCTAACAGTTCTACGGGCGAACTTGACAAAGAGGCTCTGAACTTCAATGATGATACATACTATGTAGGATTTGATGCTAACCAGGGAGCTGAACTGCAGGGACAGATGGTTGTTGACTACATCAAAGCTAATGCAGACAAGATTGACAGAAACGGTGACGGAGTAATCGGATATGTACTTGCAATTGGTGATATCGGACATAACGATTCTATCGCTCGTACACGTGGTGTTCGTTCTGCTCTTGGAACAGGTATTGATGCAAACGGTGAAGTTGATTCTACACCAGCAGGAACTAACGTAGACGGAAAAGCAAAAGTTGTTAAAGATGCAACTCTTGATGTAAATGGAAAGACATATACAATTCGTGAGCTTGCTTCTCAGGAGATGAAGAACTCAGCAGGAGCTACATGGGATGCAGCTACAGCTGGTAACGCAATCGGAACATGGTCAGCTTCTTTCGGAGAGCAGATCGATGTTGTTGTTTCTAACAATGACGGTATGGGAATGTCAATGTTCAACGCTTGGGCAAAAGACAACAAAGTTCCTACATTCGGATATGATGCTAACAGTGATGCTGTAGCAGCAATTGCTGAAGGATACGGCGGAACAATTTCACAGCATGCAGATGTACAGGCTTACCTGACACTGAGAGTTCTTCGTAACGCACTTGACGGAGTAGATGTTGATACAGGTATCGGTACAGCAGATGATGCTGGTAACTGCCTGACAGAAGGTGAAGACTACAGATACAGTGAAGAGGACAGATCATACTACGCATTAAACGTAGCTGTAACAGCTGACAACTACAAAGACTTTACAGATTCAACAAAGGTTTACGACAAAGTTTCCAAACAGCTTGATTCTTCTAAGAGTCCATCTAAGAAAGTATGGCTTGACATTTACAATGCATCAGATAACTTCCTGAGCTCAACATATCAGCCACTGCTTGAGAATTATGATGATCTTCTGAACCTGACAGTTGATTACATCGGTGGAGATGGACAGACAGAGTCTAACATCACAAACCGTCTTGGAAATCCAAGCGAGTACGATGCATTTGCAATTAACATGGTTAAAACAGACAATGCATCATCTTATACATCACTTCTTAAATAA